A window of Clostridium novyi genomic DNA:
CAAAGGATGCATGGATAAAAGAATTAGATAGATTATTTAATGTTAAATATACAGGAGAAGGATTTGTACCTGAAATTGCAGGAGAGCTTGATGATGTTTTACCAGAATTTCATAAACAAATGGGTTCTTGTTTAACTCAAACTCAAGTTTTAGGTGAATTAAACAAATTAATAGATGATGATTCAATAGTACTAGGAGCTGCAGGAAGTCTTCCAGGGGATCTTCAAAGGGTATGGTGTCCTAAAAAACCAAATACTTATCATATGGAATATGGATATTCGTGCATGGGATATGAAGTTGCAGGTGCATTAGGGGCAAAACTTGCTGCTCCAGATAAAGAAGTTTATGCATTAGTTGGAGATGGAAGTTTCATGATGTTACATTCTGAACTTGTAACAAGTATTCAAGATAGAAAGAAAATAAACATAGTTCTTTTAGATAATGCTGCATTTGGTTGTATCAATAATTTACAAATGGGTAATGGTATGGGTAGCTTTGGTACAGAATTTAGATTTAGAAATGAAGAAACTGGTAAGTTAGATGGAGAATTAGTTCCAATAAACTTTGCAAAAGTTGCTGAAGGATATGGTGTTAAAACTTATTCAGTAAAAACAGTAGAAGAATTAAGAAATGCTATAGAAGATTCTAAGAAACAAACAGTTTCTACATTAATAGATATAAAAGTATTACCAAAAACTATGACTCATGGATATGAATCATGGTGGCATGTAGGAGTTGCGGAAGTATCAAACAAACCTTCAATACAAAAAGCTTATAAAGAAAAAGAAGAAGTATTAAAAAGAGCAAGAAGATATTAGTAAATAATAAAAAATAATAATAAATAAATTTTAAATATAAAGGAGTACGAGTATATGTTAAAAGTAGGAATTATTGGTGCAGGAAGAATCGGAAAAGTTCACACAGAAAGTATAACTAAGTATGTTCCAAATGCTGAAGTTAAAGCAATAGCAGATCCATTTATGAATGATGCAACAGCTGAATGGGCAAAATCAATGGGAGTTAAAGAAGTATATAAAGATTATAAAGAAATATTAAATGATCCAGAAATTGAAGCAGTATTAGTTTGCTCTTCAACTAATACACATTCTGAAATTTCAATAGAAGCTTTAAGAGCTGGAAAAAATGTTTTCTGTGAAAAACCAGTTGACCATGATTTAGGAAGAATTAAAAATGTTTTGGAAGAAGTAAAAAAATCAGGTAAAAAATTTCAAGTAGGATTTAATAGAAGATTTGATCATAACTTCAAAGCTATAAAAGATGCAGTTTTAGCTGGTAAAGTTGGAGATCCACATATAATCAGAGTTACATCAAGAGATCCAGAAGCACCTCCAGCTGAATATGTAAAAGTTTCAGGTGGAATATTCCTAGATATGACAATTCATGATTTTGATATGGTTCGCTTTTTATCAGGAAGTGAAGTTGAAGAAGTATATGCTAATGGAGCAGTTTTAGTTGATCCTGCAATAGGAGAAGCTGGAGATATAGATACAGCAATTATCACATTAAAATTTGCAAATGGTGCACTAGGAGTAATTGATAACAGTAGACGTGCAGCTTATGGATATGACCAAAGAGCAGAGGTATTTGGTTCAAAAGGAGCAGTTGCTACAGCAAATGATACTTTATCAACAGCAGTAATAAGCACAGAAGAAGGAATATCTTCTGAAAAACCATTGTATTTCTTCTTAGAAAGATATATGCAATCATTTGCTGAAGAAATAAGACAATTTATTAATGCAATTGTAAATGATACCGAAGTACCGGTAAATGCCAATGATGGATTGCAACCAGTATTAATAGGACTTGCAGCTAAGAAATCATTAGAAGAAGGAAGACCAGTTAAACTTTCTGAATTCAAATTTTAATAATTTTAAAATAAAAAGCTATTATTTACATCCATGAATAATTATAAATGGATTAAAAAAAGGGGAGATAATAATGTTTAATAAAGATAAAGTTAAATTAGGAATAGCTCCAATCGCTTGGACAAATGATGATTTACCAGAACTAGGAAAAGAAAATACTTTTGAACAATGTATTAGTGAAATGGCTCTTGCTGGATTCACTGGATCAGAAGTAGGAAACAAATATCCAAGAGATACTAAAGTTTTAAAAAAAGCTTTAGAATTAAGAGGAATGGAAATTGCTAGTGCTTGGTTCAGTGCTTTCTTAACAACTAAGCCATTAAAAGAAACTGTAGATGCTTTCATCGAACACAGAGATTTCTTACATGATATGGGAGCAAAAGTTGTAGTTGTAGCAGAGCAAGGACATAGTATTCAAGGAATGATGGATAAACCAGTATATGATGCAAAACCATACTTTACTGATGAAGAATGGACAAAACTTGCAGAGGGTCTTAACAAATTAGGACAATTAGCTGCTGATAAAGGAATGAAAGTTGTATATCATCATCACATGGGAACAGGTGTACAAACTACATCTGAAATTGATAAATTAATGGAAATGACAGATCCAAATTTAGTTTACTTATTGTTTGATACTGGACATCTTGTATTCTCAGGTGAAGATGCAATGGCAGTATTAAAGAAGTATGTAAATAGAATTAAACACGTTCACTTAAAAGATGTAAGACCAGAAGTTGTTGAAAAAGTTAAATCAGAAAAATTAAGTTTTTTACAAGCTGTTAATGCTGGAGCATTTACTGTACCAGGAGATGGATGCATAGATTTTGAGCCATTATTTAAAGTATTAGCTGAAAATAATTATGAAGGATATCTTTTAGTTGAAGCGGAACAAGATCCTGCAAAAGCTAATCCTTTAGAATATGCTATAAAGGCTAGAAAATATATAAAAGAAAAAGCTGGACTATAATTGATTGTAAGTTTATAAGTAAGTTTGTTTGTAAAATAATAAATGTGTTTGTAAGTTTGAAAAATTAATTGGAATGAGGGATATCAGATGAAAAAAGTGAAATTTGGTATTGTAGGACTTGGGAGGCTTGGAAGAAAACATGCAGAAAATCTTGCCTTTAGAATTCCAAATGCAGAACTTTTAGCAGTTTGTAGTGTAGTTGAAGAAGAAGTTGAAGAAGTTAAAGATACATGGGGTATCAAGTATGGATATACTAATTTTGATGAAATGCTTAAAAATAAAGAATTAGATGCTATATTTATATCATCACCCTCAGGATTTCATTGTGAGCAAATCGAAAAAGCATTAGATGCTGGTTTTCATGTATTTAGTGAAAAACCACTAGGATTATACCTAGAAGAAGCTAAAAGAGTTGCAAAAGCAGTTAACGAACATAAGAATCAAGTATTTATGGTTGGCTTCATGAGAAGATATGATGATTCTTATGCATATGCTAAAAAGAAAATAGAAGAGGGTGCAATTGGGAAACCTGTTCTTATAAGATGTTATGGTTTAGATCCAGCAGGTTCTATGGAAGGATTCTTAAAATTTGCTAAAAGTAATTACAGTGGTGGATTATTCTTAGATATGGCTGTACATGATCTTGATTTAGCAAGATGGTATCTTGAATCAGAAGCTGATATGGTATGGGCTATAGGTGGTGCATATGAATATCCTGAATTTGATGAAATAAGTGATGCTGAAACAGGAGCTGCTTTAGTTAAGTTTAAGAATGGAACAATGGGAGTGTTTGTAGCAGGAAGAAATTGTGCTCATGGGTATCATATAGAAACTGAAATTATAGGAACAAAAGGAACATTAAGAGTAGGAACAGTTCCTCAAAAGAATCTAGTTACAGTATTTGATGAAACAGGAGCAAGACAAGAATGCGTTCAAGGTTTTCCAGAAAGATTTGATCAAGCATACTTAAGTGAAACTGAAGAATTTGTTAAGTGCGTTTTAGAAAATAGAAAACCAGGAGTAGTTGTTGAAGATGGTGTCAAGTCTACTGCACTTGCATATGCTTGCAAAGAATCATTTGAAACAGGGAATTTAATAAAAGTAGAAGACTAATTAATTGTAAGTTTGTAGTTAGATATATGACATGCTAATTTTAATTTTATAAAGGCAAATTAGCATGTCATATTAAAATATAATTTTGAAGAATTATTGATAAATTCAATATAATAACTGAATCATTAAAAATACAAAAAAAATATTTTGAAAATTTAGAAAATTCTTAAAATCTTTAGGTTTTATTAATATTACAAAGTAATATAAACTTGAAATACTATGATCAATTAAAAGTTCTTTAAAATGATATCTATGATAAGAATATTGAGTATTTTGGTACTCAAGAAACCAATTAACTTAAAAATAATCACAAAATTATTAAAACAGGGGGAATTGTAGTGAGTATTTGGACAGTTGCATCTTTTATAGGATTTACAGTATTAGTTGCAGTTATATCATGGTACAAGACAAAAGATGATAATTTGGATACACAAGACGGATATTTCTTGGGCGGTAGGAGTTTAACTGGTATAGTTATTGGTGGATCGCTTATGCTTACAAATTTATCAACAGAGCAGATGGTGGGTTTAAATGGTAATAGTTATTTAACTAATATGGGGCCTATGGCCTGGGAAGCAACATCAACAGTAGCATTAGTTATATTGGCATTGGTGTTTTTACCTAAATATTTAAAAAGTGGTATAACAACTATACCGGATTTTTTAGAAGAACGCTATGATAAAAAAACAAAGCAAATTATTTCGGTATTATTTTTAATAGGATATGTAGTAACTTATTTACCAACAGTTTTATATTCTGGAGCTATAGTATTAAATGAAATTTTTGGAATACAAAGATTGCTTGCAGTAAGTCAATTTAAAGCAGTTGCTATAACGGCTACAGCTATAGGAATTATTGGAGCAATTTATGCTATCTTTGGTGGTCTTAAGGCTGTTGCAGTTTCAGATACAGTTAATGGTGTTGGACTTTTAATAGGAGGTCTTTCAATTCCTGTATTTGCATTGATAGTATTAGGACATGGAAGTTTTTCAGCAGGGATTCACACATTAGTAACTGTACATCCAGAAAAATTAAATGCAATAAATCCAGCCAATTCACAAAAACCACTTGTACCTTGGCCAGTACTATTTACTGGATTATTATTTAATAATTTATTTTATTGGTGTACAAATCAATCAATAGTTCAAAGATGTTTTGGAGGTAAAAATTTAAAAGAAGCACAAAAGGGAGCATTATTTGCAGGATTTTTAAAACTTTTAGGACCTTTCTTTTTAGTATTACCAGGAATTATAGCATTTCATCTATATGGCAATACATTGGAAAAGGGAGATTTAGCGTATCCAAAGCTAGTTCTTGATGTATTACCAACACCATTATTAGGATTCTTTGCAGCGGTATTATTTGGAGCTATATTAAGTTCATTTAATAGTGCATTAAATAGTGCGGTAACATTATATACATTAGATATTCATAGACCAGTATTTAATCCAAAAGCTACTGATGCGGAACTTGTTCAAATTGGTAAAAAATTTGGTACTGTACTTGCAGTATTATCAATATCTATAGCACCATTTATTATATATGCACCATCAGGATTATATGGATATTTACAAGAATGTTTTGGATTCTATAATGTTCCAATATTAGCAGCAGTTATTGTAGGATTCTTTAGTAAGAAAGTTCCAGCTATTGCACCTAAGATTGCTCTTATATCACATGTAGTATTATATACAATATCTAAATTTGTTGCATCTGATATACATTTCTTATATGTATTAGGAGTACTATTCCCTGTAAACGTTATGATAATGTTAGTAGTTGGTAAGATGCAACCAAGAAAAACTGATTATGTACAAAAATACACTAAACAAGTTGATATTACTCCTTGGA
This region includes:
- the iolG gene encoding inositol 2-dehydrogenase, which codes for MLKVGIIGAGRIGKVHTESITKYVPNAEVKAIADPFMNDATAEWAKSMGVKEVYKDYKEILNDPEIEAVLVCSSTNTHSEISIEALRAGKNVFCEKPVDHDLGRIKNVLEEVKKSGKKFQVGFNRRFDHNFKAIKDAVLAGKVGDPHIIRVTSRDPEAPPAEYVKVSGGIFLDMTIHDFDMVRFLSGSEVEEVYANGAVLVDPAIGEAGDIDTAIITLKFANGALGVIDNSRRAAYGYDQRAEVFGSKGAVATANDTLSTAVISTEEGISSEKPLYFFLERYMQSFAEEIRQFINAIVNDTEVPVNANDGLQPVLIGLAAKKSLEEGRPVKLSEFKF
- the iolE gene encoding myo-inosose-2 dehydratase, whose protein sequence is MFNKDKVKLGIAPIAWTNDDLPELGKENTFEQCISEMALAGFTGSEVGNKYPRDTKVLKKALELRGMEIASAWFSAFLTTKPLKETVDAFIEHRDFLHDMGAKVVVVAEQGHSIQGMMDKPVYDAKPYFTDEEWTKLAEGLNKLGQLAADKGMKVVYHHHMGTGVQTTSEIDKLMEMTDPNLVYLLFDTGHLVFSGEDAMAVLKKYVNRIKHVHLKDVRPEVVEKVKSEKLSFLQAVNAGAFTVPGDGCIDFEPLFKVLAENNYEGYLLVEAEQDPAKANPLEYAIKARKYIKEKAGL
- a CDS encoding Gfo/Idh/MocA family oxidoreductase: MKKVKFGIVGLGRLGRKHAENLAFRIPNAELLAVCSVVEEEVEEVKDTWGIKYGYTNFDEMLKNKELDAIFISSPSGFHCEQIEKALDAGFHVFSEKPLGLYLEEAKRVAKAVNEHKNQVFMVGFMRRYDDSYAYAKKKIEEGAIGKPVLIRCYGLDPAGSMEGFLKFAKSNYSGGLFLDMAVHDLDLARWYLESEADMVWAIGGAYEYPEFDEISDAETGAALVKFKNGTMGVFVAGRNCAHGYHIETEIIGTKGTLRVGTVPQKNLVTVFDETGARQECVQGFPERFDQAYLSETEEFVKCVLENRKPGVVVEDGVKSTALAYACKESFETGNLIKVED
- a CDS encoding solute:sodium symporter family transporter — protein: MSIWTVASFIGFTVLVAVISWYKTKDDNLDTQDGYFLGGRSLTGIVIGGSLMLTNLSTEQMVGLNGNSYLTNMGPMAWEATSTVALVILALVFLPKYLKSGITTIPDFLEERYDKKTKQIISVLFLIGYVVTYLPTVLYSGAIVLNEIFGIQRLLAVSQFKAVAITATAIGIIGAIYAIFGGLKAVAVSDTVNGVGLLIGGLSIPVFALIVLGHGSFSAGIHTLVTVHPEKLNAINPANSQKPLVPWPVLFTGLLFNNLFYWCTNQSIVQRCFGGKNLKEAQKGALFAGFLKLLGPFFLVLPGIIAFHLYGNTLEKGDLAYPKLVLDVLPTPLLGFFAAVLFGAILSSFNSALNSAVTLYTLDIHRPVFNPKATDAELVQIGKKFGTVLAVLSISIAPFIIYAPSGLYGYLQECFGFYNVPILAAVIVGFFSKKVPAIAPKIALISHVVLYTISKFVASDIHFLYVLGVLFPVNVMIMLVVGKMQPRKTDYVQKYTKQVDITPWKYAKTVSFVSICIMLLVYALFSKIGIGA